DNA from Brassica napus cultivar Da-Ae unplaced genomic scaffold, Da-Ae ScsIHWf_2408;HRSCAF=3113, whole genome shotgun sequence:
CACATGTACATGTGACTGAAACAGAAGTTGATATGTTTGAATTAGAACCCAGCAGTGTCCAAACGTTTTCCATCTACATACACGCAAGATCTCCCTCCCCCTTTTTCATCTttccttctattttttttttctttcagctaatgtgaaattaatcaaattgaagaaaaatacaaataaataaacccGTATAATCAAATGATAAATATATCATTTCTTTCCCCGAAATTCCCAGTTCTCCTTAATAAATCATAGTTTAACGAGGGTAGAAAGTGCCAAACAATTATCAGCCATTTTATACAAAACGCCTGCTGATTTATAGAAGACGCTAACGCTAACCTCACCAGTTTCCTTCATTGCATCGCTGCAAGTATCGTAGTCAGTCAACGCAGCGCTAAGGTTAATGTTGAGGCTAAAACCATCATTCCCCTGAATATTCTTAAGGGCCTTGTCCAAGTTGTCAAACGCGCTACCGAAGGTGGACAAACAAACCGCAACTCCTCCGTCGCCTTTCGGCTCTTTCTTGGCCATATCTTTGGCTTGCATGGTCCGCTTCATTAGCTCTTTTATGGCCATATCCGTCGCTGCGTTGACATTCGTTTGACCCTTAATCGTGCGTCTGCATAATTTTGGATAATCCGCCACAGTGCAGGGGTCACCGAGAGAAAGCTTCAACGCTTGGCTTGAGGCAACGAGAAGGAGGAAGGTCGTCCCGAGGAGGGTCATAAGGAGATTGATTGACATTGTGCGTGTAGTATAAACACGGAAacgtatatatattgtatgagtatatgtatatatatatatacgttctTGTGTTTATGCTTGAACAACCGATTAGGTTTCATGAAGAGGAAGGACTTGAGTTTATATATGCGCATgctaaaaaatgtttatatttagTAAGATTTTGAGTGAATTGACACCGGTGAATTAGACAATAACAGGTCTATTTTGGTATGTTTGTTAGTTTAGGTATGGTTATGGttattgttttcttgttctATTTAGGgtgaaaaataaagatttgttttaGCATAAATGGAGCTTTTTTCTGTGAAACTGAGTTGAGTTTCAGTTACATATACAGTGTTATATATCAGTAACAAATCACGTGGTAAATGATAAGATAAGAGATGGATCTTTCTGGATTATAGACGGCTAACTGTTAGGATATTAATCCAACCTTGTGCTTATGGAACTCAACGATCAATTTGATAACAAACTCTGTTCTTGgttttattaactttaaaggTTTTCTTTAGAACACAATATAGATCACAAGACAACTCTTATGCAAAGCCTAACTTGTTCTTTTATCTATTGTATTCTCTTTGTATCGGATGATCCTAAAAGCTATGACTTCCTCCCTATTTATAGTCCTCAGACTTTCCTATTACCAATTGTCGTAGCAATTTAGTTTAACCGACATGATAACGTGAAAAGGAAAACTAACGTTTTTCCTTTATTGTGCAGGTATAGTTTATTGGGCTGAGATTGAGTTTGGCCCATCTTCTTACAATCTCCACCTTGTGGCCCAACTAACTTCACCTCTTCTCGTTCCTTCCTGGATGAGATCGTCAACACACACAAATGGTGGCTCGAGCTCTTGCTTGTGCGATTCGATAACCTGATCTGGTGAAAGCTTAGCCAAGTTTCTCCGGTGTTCCTCTCTATTGCCAAAAGTCTCCACCTGCAACTCGTCTTTGCGGTGTTACATCTTCTCCTCGAAGCGGTGAGGAAGCTTATCGGCGAATCTCCTTCGCCGTAGCTCCGATGTAGCTCGTACGCCGCTACCTCTTCTTCACTCGTCTTTGATTTCTGTTACTCGAGATCGATTCTACTCCCAGATCCTCAGCTCTCTCCCTTCACTCAAATTAACTGATCATCAACTACTCCCTTTGGGTAAGAGACCTGTAATCACTTTTAAAAGAAGCTCGcgagtttttctttttccttggtGATTTACGAATTTTTGTCTTGTATGTTGTAGGCGATGAATGATTTGTTCAATCTTGCCAGTTTACTGCAGCACTCTGGTAAGATTCTTCAACTTTGAGTTTACTTGAAATGGTAGTA
Protein-coding regions in this window:
- the LOC106420948 gene encoding pectinesterase inhibitor 1 → MSINLLMTLLGTTFLLLVASSQALKLSLGDPCTVADYPKLCRRTIKGQTNVNAATDMAIKELMKRTMQAKDMAKKEPKGDGGVAVCLSTFGSAFDNLDKALKNIQGNDGFSLNINLSAALTDYDTCSDAMKETGEVSVSVFYKSAGVLYKMADNCLALSTLVKL